In Trueperella pecoris, the DNA window TTATTTCTCCAGTAGCTGCAGCAGATACTCGCCGTAGCCAGACTTGACCAGCGGCTCGGCACGGCGGCGCAGCCCGTCGTCGTCGATGAATCCCATACGCCAGGCGACCTCTTCCGGCGCGCCGATCTTCAGACCCTGACGGGCCTCGACGGTACGGACGAAGGCGGTGGCGTCCGCGAGCGAATCGAACGTGCCCGTATCGAGCCACGCCGTTCCGCGGGGGAGCACCTCCACCGAGAGCTTGCCGGCCTCGAGGTAGACCCGATTGACGTCCGTGATTTCGTACTCGCCACGCGCCGAGGGCTGAAGGTTCTTGGCGATTTCCACCACGTCGTTGTCGTAGAAGTACAGGCCCGGCACCGCGTAACTCGACTTCGGATGGGCTGGCTTTTCCTCGATGGATAGGGCGCGGAAGTCGTCGTCGAATTCAACGACGCCGTAGCGCTCCGGGTCCGTCACGTGGTAGGCGAATACGGCGCCTCCGTCGGGGTTGATATTGCGGCGTAGCTTGGTGCCCATACCCGGACCGTAGAAGATGTTGTCTCCTAATACGAGTGATGCTGGCTCGTTGCCGATGAAGTCCGCGCCGAGGACGAACGCCTGTGCAAGGCCATTGGGGACCTCCTGGACGGCGAAAGATAGGTTGATGCCGTATTGAGATCCGTCACCCAGAAGGCGATGGAACTGTGGCGCGTCGGCGGGGGTAGTGATAATGAGGATGTCCTGAATACCCGCCAGCATAAGGGTGGTCATCGGGTAGTAGATCATGGGTTTGTCATAAACCGGTACGAGCTGCTTTGATGTGCCTAAGGTGATGGGATGAAGGCGCGTGCCGGATCCTCCGGCCAGAATAATTCCATGCATAGTCCTATTGTGTCCCAGATGGGGCAACATTTGGGTGAACTAACAAAAGGAAAGTAAATATGAGAAGTAAAGAGATATCAGCTGAGGACCGTTCTGCCCTCGTGGCGGTGACCGTCTTCCCGCTCATCATTGTGCTAGGTGCGGTGTGGGCATATTTCTTCCCGGCAGTTGCATCCCACCTGACACCGTATATCTCTCCAGGCCTGGGATTCATTATGTTCACCATGGGGCTGACCCTTACAGTATCGGACTTCAAGCGTGTCGCCGAGCGGCCGCTCGCCGTCCTCATCGGCGTCGCCGCGCAGTACATCATCATGCCCGCGGTGGCTATCGGATTGGTGTACCTGCTCAACCTGCCCGTGGGGCTCGCCATCGGCTTCATCTTGCTCGGCTCCGCTCCAGGCGGCACCGCCTCGAACGTAGTGGCCTACCTGGCCAAGGCTGATGTGGCTCTCTCAGTCACCCTGACCACGGTCTCCACGCTCCTTGCCCCAATCTTCACGCCGTTGCTTGTGCAGTGGCTGGCGGGAACGTTGACCGACATCGACGGCGTCGCGATGGCTATCTCCATCCTCAAGACCGTCGTCGTCCCGGTCGTCGGCGGCGTCGTGCTGCGCCTCCTCATCCCCAACGTGATCGACAAGCTCCTGCCCGTCCTGCCGTGGATTTCGACCCTGGGCATTTCGGCCGTCGTCGCTGCCCTTGTTCCGGGCTCGGCTGCGGCGATCGCCTCCGCTGTCGGCGTCGTCTTCGTCGCCGTCATCTTGCACAACCTTGCGGGCCTGCTCATCGGCTACTGGGCCGCTCGCGCGACCGGGTCTTCGCCGCGCGTGGCGCGAACCGTCTGCATCGAAGTCGGCATGCAAAACTCTGGTCTTGCGGCCACGCTCGGCAAGACGCACTTCGCCGCCACCCCCGAGGCCGCCCTTCCCGGCGTCATCTTCTCGGTGTGGCACAACATTTCGGGCGCGCTGCTGTCCCTCTACTTCCGCCGCCGGGCCGAGGCCGAGGCCGATCGCAAGCTGGCCGCGCAGGCCGCGGCGCTAGCAGACAAGGTTAACGTCTAGGGCGGTTGCGTGCTCTGCGGCGGCGACAGCGGTCAGGTCGCGGTCGTCGCCGACCAGCACCACCGCACCGCCGCGGCCCAGCACGCCGTAGGCCAGCGCGATGGCCTGGCGTGAGGTGGGCTTGGCGACGGCGAGGCTACCTTCGCAGGCCAATCCCCTCTCCTCGCAGCCGCACGCATCCTCCCACGTGTCGGCCGAGTCGGCGGGCGCGAGTAGCAGCGCGTCGGGCTGGGTCATGACCTCCGCAGAGCCGTCGGCCACCCCGGAGGGGAGGGGGCCGCTCCATGCGAACGCGAAAGAATCAAGATTGAGTGCGACGACGACGTCGGCGTCGGCCGACTCCGGATCGTCGGTCACGACGACGTCGCCGCCTCGTGCGTGTTCACGATCCATCACGTGGGCGCCGGTGACGAAGCCGGCCAGGGCCCAGGCCACGGTCTTCCAGTGCGGCGGAAGGTCGAGGACGAGGCAGGTTCCGGGTTCGACGTCGCACTCGTTGCTCAGGTAATTGGCAATTTTCGCAACGTGATTGGCGAGGACCTTGCCAGAGAGCTCGACGCGCCCGTCGGCGTCGTACCAGGTCAGGGCCGGCGATGTGCCGCGCCCAAGGAGGGTGTCATAGAGATCGCGGGGGCTGGTCATGGTTGGGTCCCTAGGTAGTCGGTGTGCAGGGCTTGCGGGGCCACGCAGTCGATCGCTGCGAGGCACAGCTCGGCCATGTCGGGGTGGGCGGCCGCGACGTAGTTGGGGCAGTCGTAGGCGCCCGCCGTCGTTCTCGAGTGATCGTCGCGAACGCCGATCACGATTCCTCCGGCCGCCTGAACCAACCCGAGGCCGGCGCCGATATCCCACGGCTGGGTCCCCATCCCCATGCACCCGCCGAACGTGCCCTCTGCGACCCCGGCGAAGTGAAGCGCGGTCGAGCCCAGACGGCGGACGGATTTCGTGCCCTCAAGAAGCTTGCGGTATCCCACGGCGGCACCCGCTTGGTCGTGGAGGCGCTCGGAGGGAAAGCCCGCTGCGAGGAGGGAGCGTTGCGGGGGCTCCTTGCGCACACGAATCGGGCTCCCGTTTCGGTATGCCCCCGTGTCGTCGGACCGATACAACACCTCGCGCGTGGGTTGATAAATGACGCCGGCGATGACCTCGTTCGCACGTGTGGCCGCAATCGACACGCACCAGTAGATCAATCCCGAGGTGAAGTTCGCGGTGCCATCGATGGGGTCCACCAGCCAGACGACGTCGTCCGTGCCGGGCTTGACCTGCTCGCCGCGGGCGTTGATCGCCTTGCCCTCCTCCTCTCCGAGGATGAGGGAGTTGGGGGCGCCGGCGAAGATGACTTCGCGAATGGCCTTCTCGGCCCGGCGGTCGTGGATGGTGACGGGATCGTGAA includes these proteins:
- the rfbA gene encoding glucose-1-phosphate thymidylyltransferase RfbA, which encodes MHGIILAGGSGTRLHPITLGTSKQLVPVYDKPMIYYPMTTLMLAGIQDILIITTPADAPQFHRLLGDGSQYGINLSFAVQEVPNGLAQAFVLGADFIGNEPASLVLGDNIFYGPGMGTKLRRNINPDGGAVFAYHVTDPERYGVVEFDDDFRALSIEEKPAHPKSSYAVPGLYFYDNDVVEIAKNLQPSARGEYEITDVNRVYLEAGKLSVEVLPRGTAWLDTGTFDSLADATAFVRTVEARQGLKIGAPEEVAWRMGFIDDDGLRRRAEPLVKSGYGEYLLQLLEK
- a CDS encoding bile acid:sodium symporter family protein → MRSKEISAEDRSALVAVTVFPLIIVLGAVWAYFFPAVASHLTPYISPGLGFIMFTMGLTLTVSDFKRVAERPLAVLIGVAAQYIIMPAVAIGLVYLLNLPVGLAIGFILLGSAPGGTASNVVAYLAKADVALSVTLTTVSTLLAPIFTPLLVQWLAGTLTDIDGVAMAISILKTVVVPVVGGVVLRLLIPNVIDKLLPVLPWISTLGISAVVAALVPGSAAAIASAVGVVFVAVILHNLAGLLIGYWAARATGSSPRVARTVCIEVGMQNSGLAATLGKTHFAATPEAALPGVIFSVWHNISGALLSLYFRRRAEAEADRKLAAQAAALADKVNV
- a CDS encoding TIGR03089 family protein; translation: MTSPRDLYDTLLGRGTSPALTWYDADGRVELSGKVLANHVAKIANYLSNECDVEPGTCLVLDLPPHWKTVAWALAGFVTGAHVMDREHARGGDVVVTDDPESADADVVVALNLDSFAFAWSGPLPSGVADGSAEVMTQPDALLLAPADSADTWEDACGCEERGLACEGSLAVAKPTSRQAIALAYGVLGRGGAVVLVGDDRDLTAVAAAEHATALDVNLVC
- a CDS encoding inositol monophosphatase family protein, which produces MTLTPSTLADLAQSAALAVGPALLEAFKDPGKIEYKRNFHDPVTIHDRRAEKAIREVIFAGAPNSLILGEEEGKAINARGEQVKPGTDDVVWLVDPIDGTANFTSGLIYWCVSIAATRANEVIAGVIYQPTREVLYRSDDTGAYRNGSPIRVRKEPPQRSLLAAGFPSERLHDQAGAAVGYRKLLEGTKSVRRLGSTALHFAGVAEGTFGGCMGMGTQPWDIGAGLGLVQAAGGIVIGVRDDHSRTTAGAYDCPNYVAAAHPDMAELCLAAIDCVAPQALHTDYLGTQP